One part of the Mariniblastus fucicola genome encodes these proteins:
- a CDS encoding response regulator, whose product MRQTLITRILIVDADELSLALIRASLETQDYLALSAFDCGKALDYAASESLDLVICDCDMLTDTGVHVQALIHSIPRNADVPFLFTSSSQKPDVISRRRDDRNVFFIRKPFEHEAFLELVEYAMWMPNLIRSHIEKMHLQQGLKRPHVAALAEKSVSGGGVPFPSVSVPMPGLLPNSFQ is encoded by the coding sequence GTGCGCCAGACACTGATAACACGAATCCTGATAGTCGATGCCGACGAGTTGTCGCTCGCGCTGATCCGCGCGTCGCTGGAAACTCAGGACTATCTCGCATTGTCCGCATTCGATTGCGGCAAGGCATTGGATTACGCCGCCAGTGAATCACTCGACCTTGTGATTTGCGATTGTGACATGCTGACCGACACAGGCGTGCATGTGCAGGCTCTGATTCACAGCATCCCCAGAAACGCCGACGTGCCATTTCTGTTTACCTCTTCATCGCAAAAGCCGGATGTCATCAGCCGCCGACGCGACGATCGTAACGTATTCTTTATCCGGAAACCGTTCGAACACGAAGCGTTTTTGGAGCTGGTCGAATACGCGATGTGGATGCCAAACCTGATCCGGTCTCACATCGAAAAAATGCACCTGCAACAAGGGCTAAAACGGCCGCACGTCGCGGCGTTGGCCGAGAAAAGCGTGTCCGGCGGCGGTGTCCCATTCCCATCAGTGTCCGTGCCGATGCCGGGGTTGCTGCCGAACTCCTTCCAGTGA
- a CDS encoding acyltransferase family protein, which produces MSSNLQPNSATPTRKRILELDAIRAISCLNLLLFHFTWVYAHKYGFTSPLAYMFPYGKYGVQLFFMLSGFVNVMTLIGKRTTSDFLVARCIRIFPSYWFCILLNVLLFSFIPFFGQDVTLAATAANLSTMPKLFGFENMEPVTWTLQVEMLFYTFLVLMTAFGGWKNTLRNLMVGTVVCLTGCGAIHWLKTSWPESGLGGTLSVVEQLFILRNFPLFVMGMLLNEIHKNRGNRWHNVLGIVFAAIVFHVVDVRGHNPVATAMLFGMLAFAAWGKIPPLRWRPLVYISSISYTLYLFHNNIGSCCINQLQVFGFGPHVSIVIATGLMIALGAATTMWFEAPITRFLRARYRAFKSGAATNSGTATAGSKAGA; this is translated from the coding sequence ATGTCCAGCAACCTACAACCGAATAGTGCGACTCCGACGCGAAAGCGGATTCTGGAGTTGGATGCCATTCGTGCAATCTCGTGCTTGAACTTGCTGCTGTTCCATTTCACTTGGGTCTACGCACACAAATACGGATTCACCTCACCGCTGGCGTACATGTTTCCGTACGGCAAATACGGAGTCCAATTGTTTTTTATGCTGAGCGGATTCGTCAACGTGATGACCCTGATCGGAAAGCGCACAACATCTGACTTTCTGGTCGCCCGCTGTATTCGAATTTTCCCCTCCTACTGGTTCTGCATTCTGCTGAACGTCTTGCTGTTTTCATTCATTCCATTTTTTGGGCAAGACGTCACCCTCGCAGCAACCGCCGCCAACCTTTCCACTATGCCGAAACTGTTTGGGTTCGAGAATATGGAGCCCGTCACATGGACGCTTCAGGTGGAGATGTTGTTTTACACGTTTCTGGTTTTGATGACCGCGTTTGGCGGTTGGAAGAACACGTTGCGCAACTTGATGGTCGGAACCGTCGTTTGTTTGACAGGCTGCGGTGCGATCCACTGGTTGAAAACTTCCTGGCCCGAGTCTGGATTGGGAGGAACATTGAGCGTCGTCGAACAGCTTTTCATCTTGCGTAATTTTCCGCTGTTCGTGATGGGCATGTTGCTCAACGAGATCCACAAAAATCGTGGCAATCGATGGCACAACGTCCTTGGCATTGTGTTCGCTGCGATTGTGTTTCATGTCGTCGATGTTCGCGGACACAACCCTGTCGCAACAGCGATGCTGTTCGGGATGCTGGCGTTCGCGGCGTGGGGCAAGATTCCTCCGCTGCGTTGGCGGCCGTTAGTCTACATCAGCTCAATCTCATACACGTTGTACCTGTTCCACAACAATATTGGATCGTGCTGCATCAATCAGCTGCAGGTATTTGGCTTTGGGCCTCACGTCAGCATCGTCATTGCCACCGGGCTGATGATCGCACTTGGAGCCGCGACGACGATGTGGTTCGAAGCACCGATCACGCGTTTTCTGCGAGCCAGGTACAGGGCTTTCAAGTCTGGTGCCGCGACGAATTCTGGTACCGCAACAGCCGGCTCAAAGGCAGGAGCGTAA
- a CDS encoding RluA family pseudouridine synthase — MTIQQTITIANDDRDSVVKALRQHLPDKPSWSTAKRILYSRRIAVGGVLCIDEARKLARGEVITVHEQPFPAPPTDQDVKIHHVDAEVIIVEKPSGMVTLRRSSDLNWSWDKKNRQPTLDECVPRLIGEHAAAKRKTEKNNLHLPRMFPVHRIDRDSSGLLVFARNKESQTKIIHQFAQHAAVRKYLTLVPGTIEDQTITSQFIRDRGDGLRGSTTDTSIGEHATTHFKLLQKFERSDANGKQTFSELECSLETGRTNQIRIHLAELGHPICGDIKYRGPFGSDPIVDNSGIHRMALHATQLSFKHPATEKPMNFKTPWPKKMQRFLESLAQ; from the coding sequence ATGACCATCCAACAAACCATCACCATTGCCAACGACGATCGCGATTCGGTCGTCAAAGCACTGCGACAACATTTGCCGGACAAACCGTCCTGGTCCACCGCGAAACGAATCCTCTACAGTCGACGCATCGCGGTCGGAGGCGTGCTGTGTATCGATGAAGCCAGAAAACTGGCTCGCGGCGAAGTCATTACGGTCCACGAGCAACCTTTTCCTGCTCCGCCGACCGATCAGGACGTAAAGATTCACCACGTCGATGCGGAAGTCATCATCGTCGAAAAACCTTCCGGCATGGTGACTTTGCGAAGAAGCTCGGATCTGAACTGGTCGTGGGACAAGAAGAATCGCCAGCCGACACTCGACGAATGCGTCCCGCGGTTGATTGGCGAGCACGCGGCGGCAAAACGCAAAACTGAAAAGAACAATCTTCACTTGCCAAGGATGTTTCCCGTCCACCGCATCGATCGCGATTCCAGCGGTCTGTTGGTTTTCGCTCGCAACAAGGAATCGCAAACCAAAATCATTCACCAGTTCGCCCAGCACGCGGCCGTTCGAAAGTACCTGACCCTGGTCCCCGGCACGATCGAGGATCAGACGATCACTTCACAATTCATCCGTGATCGCGGCGACGGTTTGCGAGGCAGTACAACGGACACGTCGATCGGCGAACACGCGACGACCCACTTCAAGCTGTTGCAAAAATTCGAACGCAGCGACGCCAACGGAAAACAGACCTTCAGCGAACTCGAATGCTCTTTGGAAACAGGTCGAACGAATCAGATCCGAATTCATCTCGCAGAACTGGGACATCCAATCTGCGGCGACATCAAGTATCGCGGACCGTTTGGCTCCGACCCGATCGTCGACAATAGCGGCATTCATCGCATGGCATTGCACGCGACGCAACTGTCGTTCAAGCATCCGGCGACCGAAAAGCCGATGAATTTCAAAACGCCGTGGCCGAAAAAGATGCAACGGTTCCTCGAATCGCTGGCTCAGTAG
- the rdgB gene encoding RdgB/HAM1 family non-canonical purine NTP pyrophosphatase — protein MADSQFVLVLGTRNTKKRRELEYLLSRYPQVQLKSLDDFPDAIEVEETGTTFAENAALKATEQAVHLSQYVLGEDSGLSVAALDGRPGVYSARYSGEDATDDSNKVKLIEELSGVPTEKRGAWYTCHMTLSDPDGNVLIDCESQCHGRILTEERGEAGFGYDPLFEIPEYGLTFAELGDEVKSVLSHRARANRSFVPKLLGLIARLN, from the coding sequence GTGGCCGATTCGCAGTTTGTGCTCGTACTGGGCACTCGAAACACCAAGAAACGACGCGAGTTGGAATACTTGTTGTCGCGCTATCCGCAGGTCCAACTCAAGTCACTGGATGACTTTCCTGACGCGATCGAAGTCGAAGAAACGGGCACGACGTTCGCGGAAAACGCTGCGTTGAAAGCAACCGAACAGGCTGTGCACTTGTCGCAATACGTGCTAGGAGAAGACAGCGGACTTTCGGTTGCTGCGCTCGACGGACGGCCAGGTGTCTACTCGGCTCGATACTCTGGCGAGGACGCGACCGACGATTCGAATAAAGTGAAATTGATTGAGGAGCTGTCTGGCGTTCCAACGGAAAAACGTGGAGCGTGGTACACGTGCCACATGACTCTTTCGGATCCAGATGGAAACGTATTGATCGATTGTGAGTCCCAGTGCCACGGCAGGATTCTTACCGAGGAACGCGGTGAGGCCGGATTCGGATACGATCCTCTGTTTGAAATCCCGGAGTACGGTTTGACGTTTGCTGAACTTGGAGATGAAGTCAAGTCAGTCCTGAGTCATCGGGCGAGAGCGAATCGGTCTTTTGTGCCAAAACTTTTGGGGCTAATCGCGAGGCTGAATTAA
- a CDS encoding SRPBCC family protein: MSETPIRIERHPTEGFVLTTELVIDRSVSEVFDFFSRAENLEKITPPWLHFNIVTPTPIDMKKGALIDYRLKLHGVPIKWRTEIESWAPPFRFVDQQLRGPYKRWFHEHTFEVISPTMTLARDRVHYIPRFGALVHKYFVKPDLLKIFAYRQKQLASHFATATTPPVSMPMSSVSQISVS, translated from the coding sequence ATGTCTGAAACACCCATCCGCATTGAGCGACATCCCACCGAAGGATTTGTACTGACGACCGAGCTGGTAATTGATCGCTCTGTGAGTGAGGTTTTTGATTTCTTTTCCCGCGCTGAGAATCTGGAAAAGATTACTCCTCCGTGGCTGCATTTCAACATCGTAACGCCGACGCCGATCGACATGAAAAAAGGTGCGTTGATCGACTATCGTCTCAAGCTGCATGGCGTTCCAATCAAGTGGCGAACCGAGATCGAATCTTGGGCGCCGCCGTTTCGATTTGTGGACCAACAGCTTCGCGGTCCGTACAAACGCTGGTTCCACGAGCATACCTTTGAGGTCATTTCGCCAACGATGACTCTGGCCCGCGACCGAGTCCACTACATTCCACGTTTTGGGGCGTTGGTGCACAAATATTTCGTCAAACCCGATCTGCTCAAGATTTTCGCTTACCGTCAGAAACAGCTCGCCAGCCACTTCGCAACGGCTACGACTCCTCCCGTGAGCATGCCAATGTCGTCGGTGTCGCAAATCTCGGTCAGCTAG
- the trpC gene encoding indole-3-glycerol phosphate synthase TrpC — MHSILKKIVDQKLLEIEASYRNKSLDDIAKEAWAVPPARDFLEPLQRAGEMGLIAEVKKASPSKGVIREDFNPVEIAKAYASAGASCLSVLTDEHFFQGHRDFLVDVSNSVDLPVLRKDFVIDTWQVYDARAAGADAVLLIAECLDASRLFDLHALIEGLGMTALVELYDRANIDKVLACNPSLVGVNNRDLNTFEVNLEHSIEIRKSLPDDITFVSESGISTHSEVARLMQANVDAILVGESLMRSDDIAAATKRLLGTD, encoded by the coding sequence GTGCACTCCATCCTCAAAAAGATCGTCGATCAAAAGCTTCTTGAAATTGAAGCCTCGTACCGGAACAAGTCTCTCGACGACATCGCCAAGGAAGCTTGGGCTGTGCCACCAGCCCGTGACTTTCTGGAACCGCTGCAACGTGCTGGCGAGATGGGCCTGATCGCGGAAGTCAAGAAAGCGAGTCCCTCGAAGGGCGTGATCCGGGAAGACTTCAACCCGGTCGAAATCGCGAAGGCTTACGCGTCGGCAGGAGCCAGCTGTCTGAGCGTTCTGACCGATGAGCATTTTTTTCAGGGCCACCGCGACTTTCTGGTCGACGTCAGCAATTCTGTCGATCTGCCGGTGCTGAGAAAAGACTTTGTGATCGATACCTGGCAAGTTTACGACGCACGTGCTGCCGGTGCCGATGCGGTTCTGCTGATCGCTGAATGCCTGGATGCGTCCCGTCTGTTCGATTTACATGCTCTGATCGAAGGGCTCGGGATGACTGCCCTGGTCGAGCTTTACGATCGAGCCAACATCGACAAAGTGCTTGCCTGCAATCCTTCGCTGGTCGGCGTCAACAATCGCGATTTGAATACTTTCGAGGTCAATCTGGAACATTCCATCGAGATCCGAAAAAGCTTGCCGGACGATATTACGTTTGTCAGCGAGAGCGGAATTTCTACTCACTCGGAGGTAGCTCGCTTAATGCAAGCAAATGTGGACGCCATCCTGGTTGGCGAATCCCTGATGCGGTCGGACGATATTGCCGCCGCAACGAAGCGTTTGCTGGGGACGGATTGA
- a CDS encoding TerB family tellurite resistance protein → MSGMVKVEVLRAACCVAGGDGESTDAERVLLDRLATETGVGLASLEAMISRACTDENFCKEQFRVLKAEPTEAMAILLDVAMADGVIDDKETAILKCLSERLEVPAEVFSALLAKAKEIADGRR, encoded by the coding sequence ATGAGCGGGATGGTGAAAGTCGAAGTCTTGCGAGCCGCGTGTTGTGTCGCGGGCGGCGACGGCGAGTCTACGGATGCGGAGCGAGTGTTGCTCGATCGTTTGGCAACAGAAACCGGCGTTGGGCTGGCGTCTCTGGAAGCCATGATTTCTCGTGCTTGCACTGACGAGAATTTCTGCAAGGAGCAGTTTCGCGTGCTCAAGGCGGAACCGACCGAGGCGATGGCGATTTTGCTGGACGTCGCGATGGCCGATGGCGTTATCGACGACAAAGAGACCGCGATTCTGAAATGTCTTTCTGAGAGGCTGGAAGTTCCCGCAGAAGTTTTCTCGGCTCTGTTGGCGAAGGCGAAAGAGATCGCTGACGGACGCCGGTGA
- a CDS encoding tellurite resistance TerB family protein — protein sequence MNAQELLDQLLASGKELAAKGKELADDGADYAAKYIEIPEAGPERDAMMAKVGAGVAATGLLALLLGTEKGRKTLSPVIKVGSLAALGALGYKAYQNWQEENGNPESGVEGLEIGKLDGEAAQERSLAIMRAMVGASKADGHIDDQEHAVITGQMKAAGIETAAASVLLQEMGRPADADRIAKLAQSVNMSVEIYLASLLVTGQQNAAEKAYLAELASKLELAPELVDQIHREAALVT from the coding sequence ATGAACGCCCAGGAACTGCTTGACCAACTTTTGGCTTCCGGAAAAGAACTTGCTGCCAAAGGCAAAGAACTTGCCGACGACGGAGCAGATTATGCTGCGAAGTATATCGAGATCCCCGAAGCCGGTCCTGAACGCGATGCGATGATGGCGAAAGTTGGAGCAGGCGTTGCGGCGACGGGTTTGCTGGCGCTGCTGTTGGGCACCGAAAAGGGACGCAAGACGCTGTCGCCGGTGATCAAAGTCGGATCGCTCGCGGCGCTTGGTGCGTTGGGCTACAAGGCGTATCAGAATTGGCAGGAAGAGAACGGCAATCCGGAATCCGGTGTCGAAGGTTTGGAGATCGGAAAGCTAGACGGAGAGGCTGCTCAGGAAAGAAGCCTGGCGATCATGCGAGCGATGGTCGGAGCCTCCAAAGCCGACGGTCACATCGACGATCAGGAACACGCGGTGATCACTGGGCAGATGAAAGCCGCCGGCATCGAAACGGCAGCGGCGTCTGTGTTGCTGCAGGAGATGGGTCGCCCCGCCGATGCGGATCGAATCGCGAAACTGGCTCAGTCGGTCAACATGAGCGTCGAGATTTATCTGGCGTCGTTGCTGGTCACTGGACAGCAGAACGCGGCGGAGAAAGCCTATCTGGCGGAACTCGCTTCGAAGCTGGAACTGGCTCCGGAATTGGTCGACCAGATCCACCGCGAAGCCGCTTTGGTGACGTAG
- a CDS encoding sulfurtransferase: MSQQTSPKNDTSPDSTAFVNVSAYKFVPIENPPELRAKWLPLCKSLGLKGTILLSDEGINMFIAGGEDAMDQLLDELASDDRFSDLPIKKSYSDYQPFNRMLIRLKKEIISMGVPTIVPSSKTSPKISAAKLKQWLDEGKELTLLDTRNDYEVEIGTFKGAHPIGIDHFRQFPDATKELDESVKKKPIVMFCTGGIRCEKAGPLMEQEGFEEVYQLDGGILRYFEEVGGEHWDGECFVFDQRVAVAPDLTETETTQCYACQAVLTGEDQKSPLYDPPNSCAKCYVPPDEKLRATLAQRNDQLRAVTNPLPGSEPYNNVRPVNVSLKFDHRKCLDMFLELHGHVEDGYWEKEFELGRIVYKGQPMSPDDVVRSGFRVEHLLPQTTEPAVSTEVEFLYEDDAIAVLNKPAPLPMHPGGRFNRNTLNHFLDLMYEDCQMRITHRLDANTTGVVVYAKKRSIANSILPQFKNGTVEKAYLALVSGEPKEDTFSCDASIGKTPDRAGTRLVDADGDDALTDFEVLDRRDGQCLLLCRPKTGRTNQIRIHLSHLGLPIVGDPAYGREEDRIATQTLDLDSPPMCLHAWKLSIDHPISGERMEFEAPRPDWA; encoded by the coding sequence ATGTCTCAGCAAACCAGTCCAAAAAACGACACGTCACCTGACAGCACTGCCTTTGTCAACGTGTCAGCGTACAAATTCGTGCCGATCGAGAACCCTCCAGAGCTGCGTGCGAAATGGCTGCCGCTATGCAAATCGCTGGGCCTCAAGGGCACGATCCTGCTTTCGGACGAAGGCATCAACATGTTTATCGCGGGCGGCGAAGACGCGATGGATCAGCTTCTGGACGAACTGGCGTCTGACGATCGGTTCAGCGACCTGCCGATCAAGAAAAGCTACAGCGACTACCAGCCGTTCAATCGAATGCTGATCCGGTTGAAGAAGGAGATCATTTCGATGGGCGTGCCGACGATTGTGCCGTCTTCGAAAACCAGTCCCAAGATCTCGGCCGCGAAACTGAAACAGTGGTTGGACGAAGGCAAAGAGCTAACGTTGCTCGATACGCGAAACGACTATGAGGTTGAGATCGGCACGTTCAAGGGAGCTCATCCGATCGGCATCGATCACTTTCGCCAGTTCCCCGACGCAACGAAGGAACTGGACGAATCCGTAAAGAAGAAACCGATCGTGATGTTTTGCACGGGCGGCATCCGCTGCGAGAAAGCCGGACCGCTGATGGAGCAGGAGGGCTTCGAGGAAGTCTATCAGCTCGACGGCGGAATCCTGCGGTACTTCGAAGAGGTCGGCGGCGAGCATTGGGACGGCGAGTGTTTTGTGTTTGACCAACGCGTCGCGGTTGCTCCTGACTTAACCGAAACAGAAACGACTCAATGCTACGCGTGCCAGGCCGTGCTGACCGGCGAGGACCAAAAATCTCCGCTCTACGATCCGCCGAACAGCTGCGCGAAATGTTACGTGCCGCCGGATGAAAAACTGCGCGCGACGTTGGCTCAAAGAAACGACCAATTGCGTGCGGTGACCAATCCATTGCCAGGGTCGGAGCCCTACAACAATGTCCGCCCGGTCAACGTGTCGTTGAAGTTCGATCATCGAAAATGCCTGGACATGTTTCTGGAACTGCACGGGCATGTGGAAGACGGCTATTGGGAGAAAGAGTTCGAGCTTGGGCGGATCGTCTATAAGGGTCAGCCGATGTCGCCGGACGACGTGGTCCGTTCGGGTTTTCGCGTGGAGCACCTGTTGCCGCAGACGACTGAGCCAGCGGTTTCAACCGAGGTCGAGTTTTTGTACGAGGACGACGCGATTGCGGTGCTGAACAAACCGGCTCCGCTGCCGATGCATCCGGGCGGGCGATTCAATCGCAACACGTTGAATCACTTTCTGGATTTGATGTACGAAGACTGTCAGATGCGGATCACCCATCGGCTTGATGCGAACACGACGGGTGTCGTTGTGTATGCCAAGAAGCGTTCGATAGCGAATTCGATTTTGCCTCAGTTCAAAAACGGCACCGTGGAGAAGGCCTATTTGGCGTTGGTGTCGGGAGAACCGAAAGAGGATACTTTCTCGTGCGATGCTTCGATTGGAAAAACGCCCGATCGCGCCGGCACGCGATTGGTGGATGCGGATGGCGATGATGCGTTGACTGATTTTGAAGTGCTGGATCGCCGCGACGGCCAGTGCTTGCTGCTTTGTCGACCAAAAACCGGTCGCACGAATCAGATTCGCATTCATCTTTCGCATCTCGGTTTGCCAATCGTGGGCGATCCGGCATACGGTCGCGAGGAAGATCGCATCGCAACGCAAACGTTGGATCTTGATTCGCCGCCGATGTGTCTGCATGCGTGGAAGCTGAGCATTGATCATCCGATTTCGGGTGAGCGGATGGAGTTCGAGGCGCCGCGTCCAGATTGGGCTTGA
- the proC gene encoding pyrroline-5-carboxylate reductase, whose amino-acid sequence MISIGFVGAGQMAQALAGGIAASDADVAFIVADPSSDAIEAFSAKTNSRSVEKADSNADVFASADIVFLAVKPQYFVAATETESIKSAIAGRENPPLVVSIMAGVDIKSIQSRTAIETVIRVMPNTPCLVGAGACGMSCSDQVAEADRDRIKAFMETTGIVIPVAENLLDAVTGLSGSGPAYIFELIDALALGGVKCGLPRNVSDQLAAQTVFGAAKLAIESGDHPSVLRDRVTSPGGTTIAGLKALFDNGFQQSIISAVEAATERSKELG is encoded by the coding sequence ATGATTTCAATTGGATTTGTCGGAGCCGGTCAAATGGCTCAGGCACTCGCCGGAGGCATCGCAGCGAGTGACGCGGACGTTGCGTTCATCGTCGCCGATCCTTCCAGCGACGCGATCGAAGCCTTCAGCGCAAAAACAAATTCGCGCTCGGTGGAGAAAGCCGATTCCAATGCAGACGTCTTTGCCAGCGCCGACATCGTGTTCCTGGCCGTCAAGCCACAGTACTTTGTCGCCGCGACCGAAACCGAGTCGATCAAGTCCGCGATTGCGGGCCGAGAGAATCCTCCGCTGGTCGTTTCGATCATGGCCGGTGTCGACATCAAATCCATCCAATCGCGCACCGCGATCGAAACCGTGATCCGGGTCATGCCCAACACTCCCTGCCTGGTCGGCGCCGGTGCCTGCGGCATGTCCTGTAGCGACCAGGTCGCGGAGGCCGATCGAGATCGAATCAAAGCGTTTATGGAAACGACCGGGATCGTGATTCCAGTCGCCGAAAACTTGCTGGACGCGGTAACCGGGCTTTCTGGTTCCGGCCCGGCATATATATTCGAGCTGATCGACGCGTTGGCGCTCGGCGGAGTCAAATGTGGCCTGCCGCGAAACGTCTCCGACCAGCTTGCGGCTCAAACCGTCTTCGGCGCTGCCAAGCTCGCGATCGAGAGCGGCGACCATCCTTCCGTTTTGCGAGATCGCGTCACCAGCCCCGGCGGAACGACGATCGCTGGCCTGAAGGCGCTGTTCGACAACGGCTTTCAACAGTCCATAATCTCCGCCGTCGAAGCCGCAACCGAACGTTCGAAGGAACTCGGCTAA
- a CDS encoding acyl carrier protein: MTDDKQAEFLRAWNRVRFDFLSETEFILALLSLIESDAIKVYFSLPSDCRDLVSTVLQETPCSTWEKYSYGYVEDGELRSRVAEALLNSIHNRNESQVCLTEADLPADTAAFQADDPKLPTLERVIGIVSEWFAIEQSSITPSTTLEQIDADELDVLELIVILAKLFGVRFADDAFLAVTSHDNHYDGRGELSMQKLAGVVDSAQTIAG, translated from the coding sequence ATGACAGACGATAAACAGGCAGAATTTCTCCGGGCATGGAATCGAGTCAGGTTCGACTTCCTTTCCGAAACCGAATTCATACTTGCGCTCCTCTCACTTATCGAGAGCGACGCCATCAAAGTATATTTCTCCCTGCCGAGTGACTGTCGCGATCTGGTTTCAACCGTACTTCAAGAGACGCCTTGCTCAACTTGGGAAAAATATTCGTATGGTTACGTTGAAGATGGCGAATTAAGGAGCAGGGTTGCTGAGGCATTGCTGAACTCCATTCATAACAGGAATGAATCACAGGTTTGCTTAACCGAAGCTGATCTCCCTGCAGATACTGCAGCCTTTCAGGCAGACGATCCCAAATTGCCCACACTCGAGCGTGTTATTGGGATCGTTTCCGAATGGTTCGCAATTGAACAATCGAGCATCACACCATCAACTACCCTTGAACAGATTGATGCCGACGAATTGGATGTTCTAGAATTGATTGTCATACTTGCCAAGCTATTCGGCGTCCGATTCGCCGACGATGCGTTTCTTGCCGTGACTAGTCATGACAACCATTACGATGGGCGAGGTGAACTTTCAATGCAAAAACTTGCAGGTGTGGTCGATTCCGCACAAACAATCGCGGGATAA